GTCGCGCCAACAGCAAGGGGATGAGAACGCTATGAGTACTGTCTTCGAATCAATCCGCGTATTGCTGGGTGGTGCGCCCAAGCGCATCGCCAAAAAAGATCTTCCGGAAGAAGTGCGTGAACTGCATGCACATAAATTTGCAGATAAGGAACGCATTGAGAAAATTCATATCGAGCTGGCGGAAAAACATGCCAATCCACCTCCCGAGCGTCTCAGGCGCAGGCGTTGGCTGGTGCTCATCGCGGTGAACCTGCTGTTTGTATTGTCCTACCATTTGGATATTCAGTTGCTCGAAGGCGCCCTGACGGCTTCCCGTTTTGCCGGTTTCCATATGGCGGATCTCAATTCCGCTTTGCAGGTCATGCTGGCCTTCAAGCACGTGGTCATCAATCTGGTCATCGGCACAACTACGGTATTCATCCTCTGGTGGTTGCTCGGAGGCCGTACCTTCTGTTCCTGGGTTTGTCCCTACCACCTGGTGGCGGAATGGGCCGAGATGCTGCACCTGAAACTCGTGGATAAGGGCTGGGCCAAGGATATCCAGTTCGACCGCCGTTCCCGCACCTGGCTGTGGTTGGTGTTCGTGATTCTGGCAATAGTGACCGGTTATACGGTGTATGAAAGCATTTCGCCCACGGGTATTCTCAGCCGGGCACTGATCTATGGACCGGGTGTGGCCCTGATATGGGTGGCTATGCTGCTGCTGTTTGAGATTTTCTTTTCCCGCCGGGCCTGGTGCCGTTATGCCTGTCCCATCGGCCTGACCTATGGCATCGTGGGAGCGACCTCGCCATTTACCGTGCACTACAAGCTCCCCAACTGTTTCCATGAAGGGGAGTGCCGCAAGGTCTGCCTGGTGCCTCATGTGCTGGACACCGTGCTCAAGGGCAAGGCGAAAGCTCTGGAAGTGGATATCGGCGCCGATTGCACCCGCTGTTTGCGCTGTGTGGATGCCTGTCCGACGGGCGCCCTGACCTTCAAGTACAAAGGCTTGAGTTCATGACGGCAAACGGTTCGGCCTGTGTTATTCTCCCGCCTCTCGTTGAGTCCTGAATCAGGCGGGTTTTACAGATGGCAATGATTGAGTTCCAGAAAGTGACCAAGCGGTTTCGCCGCGTGGATGTGCTCAAGGGTATAGACCTGAACATCGACCGCGGTGACCGGGTGGCTCTCGTAGGCTCCAACGGCGCAGGCAAGACCACCATGATCCGTTGCCTGCTGGGTGAATATCAGTGTGGCGGCAAAGTGATCGTCGATGGTCTGGAACCACGCAAGCACCGTACCGAGGTGCTCAGGCAGGTGGGCTTTGTGCCGCAGATATCGCCGCCCCTGAAAATGCCTGTGGGGCAGTTGATCCGGTTTGCCGCAGGGGTTTGTGACAGCGATCCACAGAAGATGGTCGAAGTGGCGGAAAAGCTGGGCCTGGATATAAACAGGATGCGCCACCAGCCTTTCAACAAGCTCTCCGGGGGCCAGAAGCAGAAGCTGCTCATCAGCATTGCTCTGGGGCGGGATTGTGAATTGCTGGTACTGGACGAGCCTGCCGCCAACCTGGATCCCGAAGCCCGTCACATCTTCTTCCAGTTGCTGGAAGAGAAGCGCGACAAGGCGGCCATGATCATTTCCAGTCATCGCCTGGATGAGGTGGCCTCCCTGGTGAATCGGGTGGTGGAAATGGATCAGGGACAGATCGTGCTCAATGATCATGTGGCTGACGACGTGGACCTGACCCGTATGCTCAGCTGCCGCCTGGTACTGACCCGGGCGAGTGAGGCATTTGCCCGAACCATCGAAGAGTGGCAATTTACGGACGTGCGTGAGGGTATCATCTGGGAGGGTCGTGTAGCCGGTCCTGACAGGCTACGCTTTCTCGGCATGCTGTCCCGCTACGCCGCCATCCTCAAGGCCATCCATCTCGATGAGGCGGCAGACTGATGCGGGCGGCGTTTCTTTGTGTCAGCCTGTTGCTGCTGGCGGCCTGTTCGGGTGAGCCGGATACCGGGCCTGGCAAGATACGCTGGGACCGGGAAGTCTGTGAGCGCTGCGCCATGGCGGTCAGCGATCACAACTATGCGGCCCAGGTTCGGGGTGGACCTGCCGGTCAAAAAGGTAAACTGTACAAATTCGATGATATCGGTTGCGCGGTGATCTGGCTGGATCAGCAGCCCTGGAAAGATGATCCGAGGACCGAAGTCTGGGTTGCTGACTATCACAATGGTGACTGGATAGATGCACGCAAGGCCTGGTATGTGAAAGGCAAGATCACTCCCATGGGATACGGTCTGGGAGCGACGCCCGAGCAGGAACCGGGAGCCCTGGATTTCACCCGGGCACGCAAGCATATCTATGAGGTGGAAGATCAGACCCATGCCCATCGTGGTGATGAACATCAGCATCCGGCAGCCGGAGAGTAAGCCATTATGAGACATCTTTTTCTGACTGCCATGGCCGACATCAGCGAATCCCTGCGTTCGCGCTGGTTCATGGTCTATTCCCTGGTGTTCGGTGGCGTGGTGGTGGCCTTGTTTGCCTCCGGCCTGACGGAATCACGCATCATGGGATTCACCGGCCTGTCTCGCATGCTGGTCACCTACCTGCAGATCACCATGGCGGTGCTGCCCCTGTTCGTGCTCATTACCACCGTGCGATCCGTGGCCGGGGACCGGGAGGCGGGTATTTTTGAATACATGCTTTCCCTGCCCGTGAGCCTGGCCAGCTGGTTCTGGGGCAAGTTGCTGGGACGTTTCTTCGTGGTTTTCCTGCCCGTGGTGCTGGCCATGTTTGCTGCGGTAGCCTGGGGCATGTTCAAGGGCGTGGAAATCCCCTGGACCCAGGTGTTGTTCTATACCGGCTTTCTCATTTCCCTGGCCTGGTGTTTTCTGGGTATCGGCATGCTGGTATCCACTCTGGCACGTTCTTCCGATGTGGCCACGGGCTCGGCCTTTCTCATCTGGCTGTTCCTGTTGCTGTTCCTGGATCTGATCCTGTTGGGTTCCCTGATCAAGCAGGGGCTGCCGCCGGAGACTATTATCGCCATTGCCCTGGCCAACCCTCTGCAGGTGTTCCGCACAGGGGCCATGCTGTTGTTCGATCCCCAGCTGGTGCTGCTGGGGCCGTCGGCTTATGTGATTCTGGACAATTTCGGGGAGACCGGCTATCTGATCTGGGCTTTGGCATACCCCTTCGTTCTGGGGACTGTTACCGCCTGGCTGGGATATCGCCTGTTCCGCAAAGGCGATTTGCCATAAACTCCGCTCATGGCTGAACGTAAAGCGTGGATTATTCCTGTTGTCCTTTTGATTGCTGGTGCCGTTCTGGGAGGCGTGGCCTGGTATTTTCGTGACTATTTCGAACCCCCTCCTGCCCAGGTGCTCTCCCTGGATGATTGCGACCTGCATCAGGGGCCTTGCCGTCGTTCCCTTCCCGGCGGGGGCGAAGTGCTGTTCTCCATCGAGCCGCGCAGCATCCCGCTGACCAGGCCCTTGAAGCTGAAAGTCCAGGTAAAGGGCGCCAGGGCCCAAAAAGTGGAAGTGGACTTCTCCGGCGTGACCATGAACATGGGCTACAATCGGCCGCAGCTGAAAAAAATGGCGGATGGCAGTTTCGTGGGCGATGGCCTGCTCCCGGTGTGTATCCGCCAGCGCATGGACTGGGAGGCAAAGGTCATCCTGCGTACCGACCGGGGTGGTTTCATCCTTCCCTGGCGGTTTGAAACCGTCAAATAGATCCCCATGGCCCGGCAAGCCGACAAACTGCAACCCGTACCCGTCTGGCTGGGCCGGCTGCGCATGGAACTGCGCCAGTTGGCCATGCCGGTGCTCATGTCCTCGCGTCGGGGACTCCTGTCCGTTTCCTTTGAAGTACCTCTGACGCCGCTGGATGCTCCCCCCGCAGATGCCCAGGTATGGCAGTTCTGGCAGCGACCGGAGTCGGAACACTGCCTGCTGGGTTTGGGTCTGGCGCATCGGGAAACGGCTTCCGGTTCCCGGCGCTTTCATCATCTCGATGCAGTCTGGCAGGGTTTGCGCGGAGGTTGGACGCGGATTTCCCAGGGGCATGCCCGGCCCCGGGCACGGGCGTTTCTAGGCTTCGCCTTTGACCCGGGGTTTCAACCCGACGATGCCTGGGAAGGCTTTGAGAATGCCCTCATCCAGATCCCCAGGCTGCTGGTGGAATGGCACCATGGGTGCTGTGTGATCAGCTTCAATTGTCATCTTGACCAGGCAGGCAAACCAGAGCAGTTGTTCTCCCGGTGGATGGATGATCTGGATCTGTTGCTGAAACATACCGAAACCGCCGAAAAATCAGTCTCTTCCTGCCTGATCCGGGAACAGCCCAGTGCCGGATCCTGGCAACGGCAGGTGGCGGATGCCGTGAATGCTGCTGAACGGGGAGATCTGGACAAGGTCGTCCTTAGCCGAAGCCTGAAACTGCGGTTCAACCGCCCCGTGGAGCATCGCCGCCTCCTGTCGGGGCTGGCCCGGCGCTATCCAGGCTGTAATATCCTGTCTGTGAGTTTTGGTGGGGACGTGTTGCTCGCCGCTACGCCGGAACGCCTGTTGCACACCAGTGCACAGAGGGTCCACTGCGATGCTCTGGCGGGAACGCTCCCGGTGGATGCCCGGAACCGCGATGCCGATATGGAAGCCCATGAACATGCGCCCGTGGTGAGCGCTATCCGCAATGCTCTGGATCCCCTGTGCAAGGAACTGAGTGTGGATGAATGCCCGGGCAGGCTGAACCTGAATAATCTGGCTCACCTGTACACGGCCATCCGTGGCGAACTCAGGCCCGGAATCCGTGCCATGCAGATCCTGGACAGACTGCATCCCACGCCTGCCGTCGGTGGCATGCCGCGAAAGCAGGCCCTGGAATGGATGGGGCAGGATGAGCGCTGGCAGCGGGGCTGGTACACGGGTGGGTTCGGCTGGCTGGGAGACAACAATCAGGCGGATCTCTCGGTATTGTTGCGCTGTGCCCGCATACATGGCAACAGGGCCAGCCTGTATGCCGGTGCGGGCATTACCCGGGTCTCCGATCCCCAAAGGGAACTGCGGGAAACAGAGATGAAGTTCGAGCCCATGTTGCGTGCCCTGACCGAATGTTGAAGGATC
This sequence is a window from Thiolapillus brandeum. Protein-coding genes within it:
- a CDS encoding nitrous oxide reductase accessory protein NosL yields the protein MRAAFLCVSLLLLAACSGEPDTGPGKIRWDREVCERCAMAVSDHNYAAQVRGGPAGQKGKLYKFDDIGCAVIWLDQQPWKDDPRTEVWVADYHNGDWIDARKAWYVKGKITPMGYGLGATPEQEPGALDFTRARKHIYEVEDQTHAHRGDEHQHPAAGE
- a CDS encoding ABC transporter ATP-binding protein; its protein translation is MIEFQKVTKRFRRVDVLKGIDLNIDRGDRVALVGSNGAGKTTMIRCLLGEYQCGGKVIVDGLEPRKHRTEVLRQVGFVPQISPPLKMPVGQLIRFAAGVCDSDPQKMVEVAEKLGLDINRMRHQPFNKLSGGQKQKLLISIALGRDCELLVLDEPAANLDPEARHIFFQLLEEKRDKAAMIISSHRLDEVASLVNRVVEMDQGQIVLNDHVADDVDLTRMLSCRLVLTRASEAFARTIEEWQFTDVREGIIWEGRVAGPDRLRFLGMLSRYAAILKAIHLDEAAD
- a CDS encoding ABC transporter permease, yielding MRHLFLTAMADISESLRSRWFMVYSLVFGGVVVALFASGLTESRIMGFTGLSRMLVTYLQITMAVLPLFVLITTVRSVAGDREAGIFEYMLSLPVSLASWFWGKLLGRFFVVFLPVVLAMFAAVAWGMFKGVEIPWTQVLFYTGFLISLAWCFLGIGMLVSTLARSSDVATGSAFLIWLFLLLFLDLILLGSLIKQGLPPETIIAIALANPLQVFRTGAMLLFDPQLVLLGPSAYVILDNFGETGYLIWALAYPFVLGTVTAWLGYRLFRKGDLP
- a CDS encoding NapH/MauN family ferredoxin-type protein, whose amino-acid sequence is MSTVFESIRVLLGGAPKRIAKKDLPEEVRELHAHKFADKERIEKIHIELAEKHANPPPERLRRRRWLVLIAVNLLFVLSYHLDIQLLEGALTASRFAGFHMADLNSALQVMLAFKHVVINLVIGTTTVFILWWLLGGRTFCSWVCPYHLVAEWAEMLHLKLVDKGWAKDIQFDRRSRTWLWLVFVILAIVTGYTVYESISPTGILSRALIYGPGVALIWVAMLLLFEIFFSRRAWCRYACPIGLTYGIVGATSPFTVHYKLPNCFHEGECRKVCLVPHVLDTVLKGKAKALEVDIGADCTRCLRCVDACPTGALTFKYKGLSS
- a CDS encoding isochorismate synthase, with protein sequence MARQADKLQPVPVWLGRLRMELRQLAMPVLMSSRRGLLSVSFEVPLTPLDAPPADAQVWQFWQRPESEHCLLGLGLAHRETASGSRRFHHLDAVWQGLRGGWTRISQGHARPRARAFLGFAFDPGFQPDDAWEGFENALIQIPRLLVEWHHGCCVISFNCHLDQAGKPEQLFSRWMDDLDLLLKHTETAEKSVSSCLIREQPSAGSWQRQVADAVNAAERGDLDKVVLSRSLKLRFNRPVEHRRLLSGLARRYPGCNILSVSFGGDVLLAATPERLLHTSAQRVHCDALAGTLPVDARNRDADMEAHEHAPVVSAIRNALDPLCKELSVDECPGRLNLNNLAHLYTAIRGELRPGIRAMQILDRLHPTPAVGGMPRKQALEWMGQDERWQRGWYTGGFGWLGDNNQADLSVLLRCARIHGNRASLYAGAGITRVSDPQRELRETEMKFEPMLRALTEC